The Lonsdalea populi genome window below encodes:
- a CDS encoding type II toxin-antitoxin system TacA family antitoxin → MRTETKEMPINIRAKASQRELIDVAAKLLSKSRTEFILDAACREAEDVLLDQRLFLVNDEQYDAFIQVLESPVTDNPRVNALLNRKSPWE, encoded by the coding sequence ATGCGAACAGAGACAAAAGAAATGCCGATTAATATTCGTGCTAAAGCATCACAGCGGGAGCTGATTGATGTCGCCGCTAAATTGCTGTCGAAATCAAGAACAGAGTTTATCCTTGATGCTGCCTGCCGTGAGGCTGAGGATGTGTTGTTGGATCAACGGCTGTTTCTGGTCAATGATGAACAATATGATGCTTTCATTCAGGTGCTGGAATCACCTGTCACAGATAATCCGCGTGTGAATGCATTACTGAACAGGAAATCTCCGTGGGAATAA
- a CDS encoding helix-turn-helix domain-containing protein has product MESLGILAGIDEAMASARMNQYERGIHTPDFELACRLAAVLHVPACYFYTVEDDLAEMILSFYDTKENPSS; this is encoded by the coding sequence ATCGAGAGCTTAGGGATTCTTGCCGGGATAGACGAAGCGATGGCCAGCGCTCGCATGAATCAATATGAGCGTGGGATTCACACGCCAGATTTTGAGCTGGCGTGCCGACTGGCTGCTGTACTGCATGTTCCGGCCTGTTATTTTTATACGGTAGAAGATGATTTGGCAGAAATGATCCTGTCGTTTTACGACACGAAGGAAAATCCATCTTCATAG
- a CDS encoding helix-turn-helix domain-containing protein — protein sequence MTTYNDWHQADIIAGLRKKGTTLASLSRSAGLSSSTLANVLVRPWPKGEWLVATALDKHPAEIWPSRYFDEAGTLIDRKRRIRQERGK from the coding sequence ATGACTACGTATAACGACTGGCATCAGGCGGATATCATCGCCGGCTTGCGCAAGAAAGGCACCACGCTGGCCTCGCTATCCCGTTCTGCGGGACTCAGTTCTTCCACACTGGCGAATGTGCTGGTACGTCCCTGGCCGAAGGGGGAATGGCTGGTTGCCACCGCACTGGACAAACATCCCGCTGAAATCTGGCCCAGCCGCTATTTTGATGAAGCGGGTACATTGATTGACAGAAAACGTCGTATCAGGCAGGAAAGGGGTAAATAG
- a CDS encoding helix-turn-helix transcriptional regulator — MSNLTLLRLPDVMKKTSLKKSWIYYLIDRGEFPQPVKLGARSVAWVESEINDWIAERIRQRAEGRK, encoded by the coding sequence ATGTCCAATCTCACTCTGTTGCGTTTGCCCGATGTGATGAAAAAAACCAGCCTCAAAAAATCCTGGATCTATTACCTGATCGATCGTGGCGAGTTCCCCCAGCCGGTGAAGCTGGGCGCACGTTCTGTCGCCTGGGTGGAGAGTGAAATCAACGACTGGATTGCCGAGCGTATCCGTCAGCGGGCGGAGGGGCGCAAATGA
- a CDS encoding ash family protein encodes MSHSAFLLAGKLGYTARATAKSVAGIGVPNNSLVPEYAHCAYFFAGKRRAVPSMVARAGLPQGRPVARLSGNANLARATTREIGVSGGSYHNCYSLEAALWLRPLAIPACNLSPLLWRCAMYNPTPLLLEEIADHCRVLAYAIIELENPVAKELLMFILWERLNLLNDTLDAEVPDNE; translated from the coding sequence ATGAGTCATTCAGCTTTTCTTCTGGCGGGCAAATTGGGCTATACTGCGCGGGCTACGGCAAAATCCGTAGCCGGAATTGGCGTTCCGAACAATAGTCTGGTGCCTGAATACGCACATTGTGCGTATTTTTTTGCAGGCAAGCGTCGAGCTGTACCTTCAATGGTGGCTCGTGCGGGGCTTCCGCAAGGAAGGCCGGTAGCCAGACTGTCCGGTAACGCCAACCTCGCACGGGCTACCACCCGCGAGATTGGCGTCTCTGGTGGTAGCTATCACAATTGCTACAGTCTGGAGGCTGCCTTATGGCTACGACCCTTAGCTATTCCTGCCTGCAATCTTTCACCTCTCTTGTGGAGGTGCGCTATGTATAACCCCACACCGCTGTTACTGGAAGAGATCGCCGATCACTGCCGGGTGCTGGCCTACGCCATCATTGAGCTGGAAAACCCCGTTGCCAAAGAGCTGCTGATGTTCATCTTATGGGAGCGGCTTAACCTGCTGAATGACACGCTGGATGCGGAGGTGCCGGACAATGAGTAA
- a CDS encoding integrase domain-containing protein, which yields MTKLSREMKTWAKQAGGSHKTVHDRLRIVERLCRHLLALNIQVRSVQHVKARHIESYVAARRSQGMALRTLHNEMSALRSVLRLAGRGKLVDDPRLSNQALGLGGASRAGTKYAIPDALYQSVLESARREDVGLACALQLARLLGLRSQEAVQCCASLKRWEQQLIRQADRLTVVFGTKGGRPRETRVLDSAAVLAAVREALVIADNRNGKLINKPDLKTAMNFWRARTTRLGLTGPHSPHSLRYAWAQDAMRFYLADGFSRQEARALVSMDLGHGDGRGRYVERVYTRQEEA from the coding sequence ATGACAAAACTCAGTCGTGAAATGAAAACATGGGCGAAACAGGCGGGTGGCAGCCATAAAACGGTTCATGATCGCCTCCGTATTGTTGAGCGTTTGTGCCGTCATCTGCTGGCACTCAACATTCAGGTGCGCAGCGTACAGCACGTTAAAGCCCGGCATATCGAAAGCTATGTGGCGGCCCGCCGCTCTCAGGGCATGGCTTTACGCACGCTGCATAACGAGATGTCCGCCTTGCGCAGCGTGCTGCGTCTGGCAGGCCGGGGAAAACTGGTGGATGATCCCCGCCTGAGCAATCAGGCGCTGGGGCTGGGTGGTGCCAGCCGGGCAGGCACTAAATATGCCATCCCGGATGCGCTCTATCAGTCCGTGCTGGAGTCCGCCCGCCGGGAAGATGTCGGTCTGGCCTGTGCGCTCCAGCTTGCCCGGCTGCTGGGGTTGCGTTCGCAGGAAGCGGTGCAGTGTTGCGCCTCGCTCAAGCGCTGGGAGCAGCAACTGATCCGGCAGGCTGACCGGCTCACTGTCGTGTTTGGCACCAAAGGCGGGCGACCGCGTGAAACCCGCGTGCTGGACAGCGCAGCGGTACTTGCTGCTGTGCGTGAGGCACTTGTCATCGCCGACAACCGCAACGGCAAACTCATCAATAAACCGGATTTGAAAACCGCCATGAATTTCTGGCGTGCTCGTACTACCCGCCTCGGCCTGACCGGCCCGCACTCCCCCCACAGCCTGCGCTATGCATGGGCGCAGGATGCCATGCGTTTCTACCTTGCCGACGGGTTTAGCCGTCAGGAGGCACGGGCGCTGGTGTCGATGGATTTGGGTCATGGCGATGGCCGTGGCCGTTATGTTGAACGTGTCTACACCCGTCAGGAGGAGGCGTAA
- a CDS encoding IS3 family transposase (programmed frameshift), which yields MKKSRFTEEQIVFALKQAELGTSVPDVCRKLGISDATFYAWRKKYGGISPSELKHMRQLEEENLRLKKLVADLSLDKAMLQDVLAKKNLTLARLREWVRDLQARYGASERQVCFALRVSRSSFRYRSVAADDSALRLRIREITETRVHYGYRRVHVMLRREGWRDNHKRIYRLYSEQGLSLRLKRPRRHKSAQRRQPQPQGLYPNHVWGMDFVSDALFDGRRLRLLTVIDLYTRECLGICVGQNLRSGEVAEMLNSIALKRPLPLLLKTDNGSEFAGKMLDKWVYERGIRIDFSRPGTPTDNATVESFNGRLRQECLNENWFMSLEDARCKIEAWRIHYNQGRPHSALGWMTPAEFAEKSAGCQNMQPT from the exons ATGAAAAAGTCACGATTCACTGAAGAGCAGATTGTTTTTGCCCTCAAGCAGGCAGAGCTTGGGACCTCTGTGCCGGACGTCTGCCGCAAGCTGGGGATCTCCGACGCCACTTTTTACGCGTGGCGTAAGAAATACGGCGGGATTTCGCCTTCAGAGCTGAAACACATGCGGCAGTTGGAAGAAGAGAATCTCAGGCTGAAGAAGCTGGTGGCCGACCTGAGCCTCGATAAAGCCATGCTACAGGACGTACTGGCAAAAAAGA ATCTGACGCTGGCACGTTTGCGCGAATGGGTCAGGGATTTGCAGGCCCGTTACGGAGCCAGCGAGAGGCAGGTTTGCTTTGCGCTACGCGTCAGTCGCAGCTCATTCCGCTATCGTTCTGTGGCTGCAGACGACAGCGCGCTGCGCTTGCGCATTCGGGAGATCACCGAAACCCGGGTGCATTACGGTTACCGCAGGGTACACGTGATGCTCAGGCGAGAAGGCTGGCGTGATAACCACAAAAGGATCTACCGGCTCTACAGCGAACAGGGACTGTCGCTGCGCCTCAAACGCCCACGTCGCCATAAATCCGCTCAGCGGCGTCAGCCGCAGCCTCAGGGGCTCTATCCGAACCACGTGTGGGGCATGGATTTTGTCTCTGACGCCTTATTCGACGGGCGTCGGCTGCGTCTGCTGACAGTCATTGACCTCTATACGCGCGAATGCCTGGGGATCTGCGTGGGTCAGAATCTACGCTCAGGTGAAGTTGCAGAGATGCTGAACAGCATAGCGCTCAAGCGACCTTTACCACTATTACTGAAAACCGACAATGGTTCTGAATTTGCAGGGAAAATGCTGGATAAATGGGTTTACGAACGGGGTATAAGGATTGACTTTTCGCGGCCCGGGACACCCACGGATAATGCCACGGTGGAGTCTTTTAACGGCAGGCTTCGGCAGGAATGCCTGAACGAGAACTGGTTCATGTCGTTGGAAGATGCGCGGTGCAAAATCGAGGCCTGGCGCATACACTATAATCAGGGCCGTCCCCATTCCGCGCTGGGATGGATGACCCCTGCTGAATTCGCCGAAAAATCTGCCGGTTGCCAGAATATGCAACCAACCTGA
- a CDS encoding GNAT family N-acetyltransferase, with protein MGITAPELLLPQHAVVDFHCSEPSLNEWLKRKALKNQTLGASRTFVVCEAGTQRVVGFYALASGSIQRQVAPGAFRRNMPDPIPVLVLGRLAVDERYQRMGIGAGLLKDAVLRSRNVAQQVGNKALLVHALSDEAKAFYQYWGFVASEIQEHTLLLSLW; from the coding sequence GTGGGAATAACGGCACCTGAATTATTGCTGCCTCAACATGCAGTTGTGGATTTTCATTGTTCCGAGCCGTCATTGAATGAATGGCTGAAACGCAAGGCGTTAAAAAATCAGACGCTGGGCGCTTCACGCACCTTCGTGGTGTGTGAAGCCGGTACACAGCGTGTGGTGGGGTTCTATGCCCTCGCGTCGGGTAGCATCCAGCGTCAGGTTGCACCGGGCGCATTCCGGCGCAATATGCCTGACCCCATTCCTGTTCTGGTACTTGGCCGATTAGCCGTTGATGAACGTTATCAACGCATGGGGATCGGTGCCGGGCTTCTGAAAGATGCGGTACTCCGCTCCCGCAATGTAGCGCAGCAGGTAGGCAACAAAGCGTTATTGGTACATGCGTTATCTGATGAGGCAAAAGCGTTCTACCAATACTGGGGTTTTGTCGCGTCAGAAATACAGGAACACACCTTATTATTATCGTTATGGTAA
- a CDS encoding helicase RepA family protein, with translation MPDAGLSPVTAFSSALPLRKGSEGFDTRQDYLIKGYLPSGAVASAYGASGSYKSFLAVSWACHIATGKPWANRPVTQGAVIYVVGEGGIGVPRRIRAWEETLNDRSPIDALYRVDCPVFPASPDSVEQVIKAAHDVQAATGMAVRLIILDTLARCFGGSDENAAKDMGAFIQGCDYIKAATQATVLIIHHSGKDQDKGARGSSAFRAALDVEFNVRREADGQALILTCTKMKDAEEPPRRAYDLTAVNLYVDDDGEPVTSLVLRDEGREVRDDPTDADPALSGITRLTDNHVALWEAIRSRTASGDGCTRALVRDDMRAMGFDVSKKFTRWLDKLVKDDLIALDGENIVPLSKRDNVGE, from the coding sequence TTGCCTGACGCCGGGCTGTCTCCTGTCACGGCATTTTCCTCTGCCCTGCCACTGCGTAAAGGCTCGGAAGGGTTTGATACCCGACAGGATTACCTGATCAAGGGCTACCTGCCGAGCGGCGCGGTTGCCAGTGCTTACGGTGCCAGCGGGTCGTATAAATCCTTTCTGGCTGTTTCCTGGGCGTGCCATATCGCCACCGGGAAGCCGTGGGCCAACCGACCAGTCACACAGGGCGCAGTGATTTATGTGGTGGGTGAAGGCGGGATCGGCGTACCGCGCCGGATTCGGGCGTGGGAGGAAACGCTGAACGACCGTAGCCCGATCGATGCGCTCTACCGCGTTGACTGCCCGGTATTCCCGGCCAGTCCCGACAGCGTGGAGCAGGTGATCAAGGCCGCCCATGACGTGCAGGCCGCCACCGGGATGGCGGTACGGCTGATCATTCTGGATACACTGGCCCGCTGCTTTGGCGGTTCGGATGAAAACGCCGCTAAAGACATGGGGGCGTTTATTCAGGGGTGCGACTACATCAAGGCGGCCACGCAGGCCACGGTACTGATTATTCATCACTCCGGCAAAGATCAGGACAAAGGCGCTCGCGGCTCCAGCGCCTTCCGGGCTGCGCTGGACGTGGAGTTTAATGTGCGCCGCGAGGCCGACGGGCAGGCGCTGATCCTGACCTGCACCAAAATGAAGGACGCCGAAGAGCCGCCACGCCGGGCCTACGACCTGACGGCGGTAAATCTGTACGTGGACGATGACGGCGAGCCGGTCACGTCGCTGGTTCTTAGGGATGAAGGCCGGGAGGTCCGCGATGACCCGACCGACGCTGACCCGGCGCTCAGTGGGATCACCCGGCTGACGGATAACCATGTGGCGCTGTGGGAAGCGATCCGCTCGCGCACGGCCAGTGGCGACGGCTGCACCCGCGCACTGGTGCGTGACGATATGCGGGCGATGGGGTTTGATGTCTCCAAAAAGTTTACCCGCTGGCTGGATAAACTCGTCAAGGATGACCTGATCGCACTGGATGGTGAAAACATCGTGCCATTATCAAAACGCGATAACGTGGGGGAATAA